Within Roseibium sp. HPY-6, the genomic segment AGGTCGCTGTTGCGCTTTCAGATCACCCTATCGAAGGCTTTGAGGAAGTGGTTCGGGTAAAGCTGCAACGGCGCAGCGGTGTATTTGAAATTCCGATCAATGAGACAGCCCGCTTCGTCAAGGTTCGTCTGCTCGACAATCACGGCGCTTCGATAACGAACCTTGGCGAAATTCGCGTGATTGAAGCAAGCGGTGTTCTCTCGGTGCTCGCCAGCGATGTCACACGCGAGGCTGCTGGCTCAAGGACGGACGGTCACGGGGAAATTGTTGCGGACTTGCAAGAGAGCGAGCCCAACAACAGCCCCGCAGAGGCCAACAACCTGGCCTTCAACCAAACGACAAGCGGTCGGATCGACCCGCTTGGTGAGGAGGACTTCTTCGCTCTCCCCGAATTTGACAAGGGAGCAACGGCACTCACCTTGTCCTACAGCGGGCGACCCAACATTCGTCACGGATTGTCGCTTCTAAACGAAGCGGGTGAGGTCCTAAGTCATTTTGATCCGGGTGACTTACCGGCAGCCGATGCCCGCCTTTCGTTTAAGCTCAGCGGTTTCGAAAGCCATCTGAAGTTGACCGAACCGCAAGCCTCAGTGGTTGTCATCTGGGACACGAGCGGGAGCATGCAAGGAAATGAAGGCGATCTCGAACGCGCTGTTCGGCAGTATGTTCAGCTTGCCCCTGACCTCCAGGAAATTGCCCTGATACGCTTCAGTGATCGCGTGCAAGAACTTGGCGGCTTCTCAGCGGACAAATCCGAGCTCGCCGAACGCTTGAATGGCCAGTTCCGGCCCAACGGCGGAACAAGCCTATACGACGCGGTCTTACGGGCTCTCGATATGCTTGAAGGCAGGACCGGCAATCGCGCCATTGTTCTCATGACGGATGGCAACGACAACAGCCGAACCTGGTTGGGCGACGTCTGGACCGAGCTAGAACGCAATAGGGTCCGGCTCTACACGATCGGCCTTGGCGATGGACTGCAGGAGTATTCTTACATTCTCGCCAGCACAGGAGAGCGGCTGCTTGGCCACTTGGCAATGGCTACAAACGGGCGGAGCTTCTTTGCGACCGAGAGTTCTGCACTGCGCAGTTTCTATGACGAAATCGCAAGAGAGATGTCCTCGCCTGCGGTCTACCTGCTTCGTCCTCAGCTTGAAAAGGGAATGGGCAAACTGCGGCTTGTAACAACAGGCGAAGAGCTTCCTGGTGCTGCGTTGCCGCGCGTTCACGTCATTTTCGATGTCTCCGGATCGATGTCGGAACGTTTGCAGGACGGCCGCAGGCGTATCGATGCCGCGAAAGAGGCGATGTACGCCGCCCTCGACGGCCTGCCAGAAGGAGCGCCTTTCGGCCTGACGGTCTATGGCGCACGAATCCCCGAAAAGCCGGACAAGGAGCGTGCCTGCCAGGACATCCTCACCGTACAGGCAACAGGTCCACTACAGAAGGAACGGGTGGTTCGCTTCATCAAGGACTTGCGCCCCCGCGGCGGCACAACCCCGCTCGCGGCGAGCATCGGGACGGTTTTCGAGGGCATGAAGCAAGGACAGGGGCGCACGGATGGCGGCATAATTATCGCGATCACGGACGGCATTGAAGAATGCGATCCAAATCCCGTCGTCACAGTCGAATCCCTTGCGGCGGCTGGCATCAACCTCGAGCTCAACTTGATCGGGTTCGATCTCCGACAGGAAGCCACACGTGACATGATGCGTCGCCTTGCCGAGGTTGGTGGCGGGCGCTATTACGACGCTGGCGACGGTCCGGCGGTTGCCAAAGCGCTGCGCACTGCGATGGCCGCGAGTTTTGTCGTGAGCGACGCAGCCGGTAACGAGGTGGCGAAAGGGCGGATTGGCGGGACACCTGTTGAGGTGCCACCGGGAAGCTATGATGTTTCGGTGCGTGCAGCAGACGGACCAATCGTAACACGCAGCGTCGAAATCGAAGACGCGAAACTCACGACGATTAGTGTCAATAAAACCGGCAGCGAGATAGGCATCGAAGTAGGTGACCCGAAGGAACATGATCCAATGGTGGCCTGCGGCGAAGCAGCATTGGCGCGTGGCGAAACAGAACGGTTGCGCCGGATCCAGGCGCTGCTGGGGGACCTTGGTTACGAGCCTGGACCTGCCGATAATTTTTGGGGCAGCCGCACCGAGCAAGCGATCGTGGCTTTTCTCAAGGATCACGCACTCGACATTGCTCCGGAGCCGACACTACGCCTCGAACAACATCTTGATTGTTTCTTGAGCATCAACGCACCTTTGCGCACAACCGCGAGCGGTGAAGAGGAGGCATCGCGATGAGACAAAAAAGCTGCGCCCTGCGCCTTCTTAACGGTTCAATTTGCCTTGTTGTCAGCGCGGCTTTGCTGGTGACAACACCGTTTGTCCCTGTTGCCTCCGCTCAAATGTTCAGTTTGCCGTCAGGTGGCGACCAATCAGACGGCAAGCCACAGGGCGGTGGTCTGCTGCCGCTGCCTTTTGCTCCCGCGCCGAAAGTCGAGGAACCGCAAAACGACACTCAAAACATCGACGAGGAGAAAACGGGTATCCCCGCATGGCGGGAAGAAACGCAGGCCGACTACCTGCTTTCCGAGGTCAATCGTGGTGGGCGCGAGATCGCTCGACAATTAAACGACGCAATTGCCGTGCTGCCGGCGGAGGAACGAGGTGACGTTGCTGCGCTTGCCGACCGACTGGGCACTGATCCGGCGGAGCATCTCGCCTGGGTGCGCCAGAACACGGCCTACGTACCTTACCCGGGTAGCCTGAAGGGTGCGCGCGGAGTGCTGGTGGACCGGCAGGGAAACAGTCTCGACCGCGCGCTGCTCCTGCAGGCGCTGCTCCGTACAGCCGGGCATGAGGTACGTCTTGCGCAGGCGCGTTTGCCTGAGGCGGCACTCGACGAACTGCTTTTGGAAGCAACAATGCCTCCATCGAGCAGTCTTGGTCTCCATGAGGGATTGCGGCTCTCTGAAAAGGGCCTCGATGCGCGCGCCTGGGGTGCAATAGAGCTGCAAGCGCGCGAGATTGGCCGCTTGCTTGCGCCTACGATAGATGTGCCGGGTGCTGCAAACCTCGAGACAGAACGCCACCGTGCAGACGCCGCACGTCACTGGTGGGTTCAATACCTTGGATCAAGTGGATGGGAAGATGCAGATCCAAGCATCCTTGATCCTGCACTCAGACCCGTTGCTGAAATCACACTTGAAGATTTACCAGACCGTTGGCGTCAGCATGTTGAAATCACGCTGGAAATTACGCGCCTT encodes:
- a CDS encoding VWA domain-containing protein, whose amino-acid sequence is MIALSNGVKATIARKAPSKGGPAGPTTTFSEFDTEITVEAENASQSHRLTKFDIRAIEAPGYQNGLSIYRNATGFNLAPGQRGTMTLRMGQTLSPGRFRLVVTAGGVERSVPITVTTEFPLAEILDAEREAELGPNVALAALGGRASTSSSWDNLDIANQLIDGVPWVRNPENTRKCMKCGWASRVGDNRPTAMVDLAGDRAVAISSVVLDVRKFKPEWTNWNPKTVRISVSETGNSADLRPVTTARLSKVRERQLIALPQSVMARTVKFEFLSNFDREPGAGINEIEVREAPDADPSLLGELERDIARPELGGAVVRYRGYGERWTAARMFDGLPTSWGSSDDYFPQDFTIAFNRDRRADIDRIELVMDDEEQYSDQWPSEVAVALSDHPIEGFEEVVRVKLQRRSGVFEIPINETARFVKVRLLDNHGASITNLGEIRVIEASGVLSVLASDVTREAAGSRTDGHGEIVADLQESEPNNSPAEANNLAFNQTTSGRIDPLGEEDFFALPEFDKGATALTLSYSGRPNIRHGLSLLNEAGEVLSHFDPGDLPAADARLSFKLSGFESHLKLTEPQASVVVIWDTSGSMQGNEGDLERAVRQYVQLAPDLQEIALIRFSDRVQELGGFSADKSELAERLNGQFRPNGGTSLYDAVLRALDMLEGRTGNRAIVLMTDGNDNSRTWLGDVWTELERNRVRLYTIGLGDGLQEYSYILASTGERLLGHLAMATNGRSFFATESSALRSFYDEIAREMSSPAVYLLRPQLEKGMGKLRLVTTGEELPGAALPRVHVIFDVSGSMSERLQDGRRRIDAAKEAMYAALDGLPEGAPFGLTVYGARIPEKPDKERACQDILTVQATGPLQKERVVRFIKDLRPRGGTTPLAASIGTVFEGMKQGQGRTDGGIIIAITDGIEECDPNPVVTVESLAAAGINLELNLIGFDLRQEATRDMMRRLAEVGGGRYYDAGDGPAVAKALRTAMAASFVVSDAAGNEVAKGRIGGTPVEVPPGSYDVSVRAADGPIVTRSVEIEDAKLTTISVNKTGSEIGIEVGDPKEHDPMVACGEAALARGETERLRRIQALLGDLGYEPGPADNFWGSRTEQAIVAFLKDHALDIAPEPTLRLEQHLDCFLSINAPLRTTASGEEEASR